Proteins encoded by one window of Acuticoccus sp. MNP-M23:
- a CDS encoding sugar ABC transporter ATP-binding protein, with translation MKIFGETSVLRGVDLFLTPGEVTAFMGANGAGKSTLVKIVAGVHPATAGEMTLGGVAFAPDSPSDALEKGVVVVHQAINDNVVLTMDVLENLMIDQLCRGGSMWFGRRRLRADAQRMLDRVGLDMKLDRPMADLSLADRQMVAIARALAHEPKLLILDEPTSALSDTEAERLFGVIETLKERGIPVLYISHRMGDIRRLADRIVTLRDGVITGDFRPPLDYEAAVDAMLGAALAKAGHARKAPGRTMFAAKGLKLAPMSPPMDIALREDEVTALVGLVGAGKTEFAQVAYGVASAAGGTMELDGETYAPRAPSDAVAAGVFMASEDRSGGSLVPDFDISQNMTLPFTAEFSAFGMIRRGAERTHAATQIDRLGIVARRETDAIGTLSGGNQQKVVLARWLSKPAKLLILDEPFQGVDIAARRDIGAALRATAAGRATLVLCADLDEAIEVADRIVVIAHHTIVGEHASDTLDRDAVVAHMSTAPVAPVPA, from the coding sequence GTGAAAATTTTTGGGGAAACGAGCGTCCTCAGGGGCGTTGATCTTTTTCTGACACCCGGCGAGGTCACTGCCTTCATGGGGGCCAATGGTGCGGGCAAGTCCACACTGGTCAAGATCGTTGCCGGCGTCCACCCCGCCACGGCGGGTGAAATGACGCTGGGCGGCGTCGCCTTTGCACCGGATTCTCCGTCGGATGCGCTGGAGAAGGGCGTCGTCGTCGTCCACCAGGCCATCAACGACAACGTCGTCCTCACCATGGACGTCCTCGAAAACCTGATGATCGACCAGCTTTGCCGCGGCGGGTCGATGTGGTTCGGCCGGCGCCGGCTGCGGGCCGACGCGCAGCGGATGCTCGACCGTGTCGGCCTCGACATGAAGCTCGACCGGCCGATGGCGGACCTCTCGCTTGCCGACCGGCAGATGGTCGCCATCGCCCGTGCGCTCGCCCACGAACCCAAACTCCTGATCCTCGATGAGCCGACCTCGGCGCTGTCCGACACTGAGGCGGAGCGTCTGTTCGGCGTGATTGAGACGCTGAAGGAAAGGGGCATCCCGGTTCTTTATATCTCGCACCGGATGGGCGATATCCGCCGTCTGGCGGACCGCATCGTCACCTTGCGCGACGGTGTGATCACCGGCGATTTCCGCCCGCCGCTGGACTATGAGGCGGCGGTGGATGCCATGCTGGGCGCAGCGCTCGCCAAGGCGGGCCACGCGCGCAAAGCGCCGGGCCGGACGATGTTTGCCGCCAAGGGGCTGAAACTGGCGCCGATGAGCCCGCCGATGGACATTGCGCTGCGCGAGGACGAAGTGACGGCGCTGGTGGGCCTTGTCGGCGCGGGCAAGACGGAGTTTGCGCAGGTGGCCTATGGTGTCGCCAGCGCGGCCGGCGGCACGATGGAGCTGGATGGCGAAACCTACGCCCCCCGCGCGCCGAGCGATGCCGTGGCGGCCGGCGTGTTCATGGCATCGGAGGACCGCTCCGGCGGCTCGCTGGTGCCCGACTTCGACATCAGCCAGAACATGACGCTGCCCTTCACCGCGGAATTTTCGGCGTTCGGCATGATCCGCCGCGGGGCGGAGCGGACCCATGCTGCAACCCAGATCGACCGGCTCGGCATTGTCGCGCGGCGCGAGACGGACGCCATCGGCACCCTGTCCGGCGGCAACCAGCAGAAGGTCGTGCTGGCGCGCTGGCTGTCGAAACCGGCGAAGCTCCTCATTCTCGACGAGCCGTTTCAGGGTGTGGATATTGCGGCGCGGCGGGATATTGGCGCTGCCCTGCGCGCAACGGCAGCGGGCAGAGCCACGCTGGTCCTGTGCGCCGATCTCGACGAGGCGATTGAGGTGGCGGACCGCATTGTGGTGATCGCCCACCACACGATTGTAGGCGAACATGCCTCCGATACGCTGGATCGGGACGCGGTGGTCGCGCATATGTCCACCGCGCCGGTTGCGCCAGTCCCTGCCTGA
- the mtnK gene encoding S-methyl-5-thioribose kinase, with protein sequence MAVPDFKDYKPLSLDSVAKRLATYPGVQERLGGKPESWTVREVGDGNLNFVYIVTGPDGSLCAKQALPYVRLVGESWPLPLSRSFYEHAALVRQDKANGSVPEIFNYDGPQALIVMENLSPHVIWRKALINREQHDVAAKMVGEFAAECHFRTSDLALSAETKKAEIAMFAGNTALCKITEDLVFTDPYYDHPMNSWTSPELDETVRAVQGDPQWKAAVQELKFIFLTRTEAMLHGDLHTGSIMVHKNEDGTEDIRIIDPEFAFYGPMGFDCGALIGNLLLNLFAQDGYPGRACVYQDWLLEQIENFCHAYASRFSELWRTERTGDAYARSLFEDQNHTDASEIALTNFLHRVEMDSLGFAGAKMTRRIIGLAGVADLQGIADPATRAACERRALALARMMVVERVELGSLGRTLEHAERILKDVK encoded by the coding sequence GTGGCCGTACCAGACTTTAAAGACTACAAGCCGCTTTCCCTCGACAGCGTCGCAAAGCGTCTCGCCACCTACCCCGGCGTTCAGGAGCGCCTCGGCGGCAAGCCCGAGAGCTGGACCGTGCGCGAGGTGGGCGACGGCAACCTCAACTTCGTCTACATCGTTACGGGGCCGGACGGGTCGCTCTGCGCCAAGCAGGCATTGCCCTATGTGCGCCTTGTGGGTGAGAGCTGGCCGCTCCCCCTGTCCCGCTCCTTCTACGAGCATGCCGCCCTGGTGCGGCAGGACAAGGCCAACGGCTCCGTGCCCGAGATCTTCAATTATGACGGGCCGCAGGCGCTGATCGTGATGGAGAATCTTTCGCCGCACGTGATCTGGCGCAAGGCACTCATCAACCGCGAACAGCACGACGTGGCCGCAAAAATGGTCGGCGAATTTGCCGCCGAATGCCACTTCCGCACATCCGACCTTGCCTTGTCCGCCGAGACCAAGAAGGCGGAGATTGCCATGTTCGCGGGCAACACCGCGCTGTGCAAGATCACCGAAGACCTCGTCTTCACCGACCCCTATTACGATCACCCCATGAATTCATGGACCTCGCCCGAGCTGGACGAGACGGTGCGTGCCGTCCAGGGCGATCCGCAGTGGAAAGCGGCGGTGCAGGAGCTGAAGTTCATCTTCCTCACCCGCACAGAAGCGATGCTCCACGGCGACCTGCACACCGGGTCGATCATGGTGCACAAGAACGAGGACGGCACCGAAGACATTCGGATCATCGACCCCGAGTTCGCCTTCTACGGCCCCATGGGCTTCGACTGCGGCGCGCTGATCGGCAACCTTCTTCTGAACTTGTTTGCGCAGGACGGCTATCCCGGCCGCGCGTGCGTCTATCAGGACTGGCTGCTGGAGCAGATCGAAAACTTCTGCCACGCTTACGCGTCGCGCTTTTCGGAGCTTTGGCGCACGGAACGGACCGGCGACGCCTACGCCCGCAGCCTGTTCGAAGACCAGAACCATACCGATGCGTCGGAGATCGCGCTCACCAACTTTCTCCACCGCGTGGAGATGGACTCGCTTGGCTTTGCCGGCGCCAAGATGACGCGCCGGATCATCGGCCTTGCCGGCGTGGCGGACCTGCAGGGCATTGCCGACCCCGCGACGCGGGCTGCCTGCGAGCGGCGGGCGCTGGCGCTGGCACGGATGATGGTGGTGGAGCGCGTGGAGCTCGGCTCGCTTGGCCGCACGCTGGAACATGCAGAGCGAATTCTGAAGGACGTGAAATGA
- the mtnA gene encoding S-methyl-5-thioribose-1-phosphate isomerase has translation MKVNGKPTRTIWVEAAPAGGPGAVGIIDQTRLPHHLETVTLTTLEDAAHAIKAMLVRGAPLIGATAAYGFALALHGNASDARLTAAYDTLYATRPTAVNLRWALDEMVRVLTPLDPAAREAAAWTRAGEIADEDVEICRQIGLNGLEIIKEIAARKNGAPVNILTHCNAGWLATVDWGTATSPIYHAHDAGIPVHVWVDETRPRNQGAALTAWELNNHGVPHHVIPDNTGGHLMQHGMVDMVIVGTDRTTADGDVCNKIGTYLKALAAHDNGVPFYVALPSPTIDFGLSSGFDIPIEERSGDEVSHIWGRTPSGEITTVQITPDGSPVANYAFDVTPARLVTGLVTEKGVAAANREAIAALFPERVRAAA, from the coding sequence ATGAAGGTCAACGGCAAACCGACCCGGACCATCTGGGTCGAAGCGGCGCCCGCAGGCGGCCCTGGCGCGGTCGGCATCATCGACCAGACCCGCCTGCCCCACCACCTCGAAACCGTCACGCTGACGACGCTGGAAGATGCGGCCCACGCCATCAAGGCGATGCTGGTGCGCGGCGCGCCGCTGATTGGCGCCACCGCCGCCTACGGCTTCGCCCTCGCGCTCCATGGCAACGCGTCCGACGCGCGCCTCACGGCGGCCTACGACACGCTGTATGCCACCCGCCCCACCGCCGTGAACCTGCGCTGGGCGCTGGACGAGATGGTCCGCGTCCTGACGCCGCTCGACCCCGCCGCCCGCGAGGCCGCCGCATGGACCAGAGCCGGTGAGATTGCGGACGAGGATGTCGAGATCTGCCGCCAGATCGGCCTCAACGGCCTTGAGATCATCAAGGAAATTGCCGCGCGGAAAAATGGCGCGCCGGTCAACATTCTCACCCACTGCAACGCCGGCTGGCTGGCGACTGTGGACTGGGGCACCGCCACCTCGCCGATCTACCACGCGCACGATGCCGGCATCCCCGTGCATGTGTGGGTGGACGAGACGCGGCCGCGCAACCAGGGCGCTGCGCTGACGGCGTGGGAGCTGAACAACCACGGCGTCCCGCACCATGTGATCCCGGACAATACTGGCGGCCACCTCATGCAGCACGGCATGGTCGACATGGTGATTGTCGGCACCGACCGGACCACCGCCGACGGCGACGTCTGCAACAAGATCGGCACCTACCTCAAGGCGCTGGCGGCCCACGACAACGGCGTGCCGTTTTATGTGGCACTCCCCTCGCCCACCATCGACTTCGGCCTCTCCTCGGGCTTCGACATTCCCATCGAGGAACGGTCCGGCGACGAGGTGAGCCACATCTGGGGCCGCACCCCGTCCGGCGAAATCACCACCGTGCAGATCACGCCCGACGGCTCGCCGGTGGCGAACTACGCGTTCGACGTGACGCCCGCCCGGCTGGTCACGGGGCTCGTCACCGAAAAGGGCGTTGCCGCGGCCAACCGCGAGGCCATTGCCGCGCTGTTCCCCGAGCGCGTGCGCGCGGCGGCCTGA
- a CDS encoding class II aldolase/adducin family protein → MAARLTNVNLRKAIIETCLEMNASGLNQGTSGNVSARVRGGMLITPSGIPYGDLAPDQIVFVRDDGRADGPWRPSSEWRMHRDIYTGRAKAGAVVHVHSTMATALSCLRRGIPPFHYMVAVAGGTDVRCADYKLFGTQALSDAMLKALEDRSACLLANHGQIAFAPTLGKALWLAGEIETLAAQLVAASQIGDPVILDDDAMAEVLAAFKDYGKQPSAKQKAGA, encoded by the coding sequence ATGGCGGCGCGGCTCACCAACGTCAACCTGCGCAAGGCGATCATCGAGACCTGTCTGGAAATGAACGCCAGCGGGCTCAACCAGGGCACGTCCGGCAACGTCTCGGCGCGGGTGCGCGGCGGGATGCTGATCACCCCTTCCGGCATTCCCTACGGCGACCTTGCGCCCGACCAGATCGTCTTCGTGCGCGACGACGGCCGGGCGGACGGGCCGTGGCGCCCTTCGTCCGAATGGCGGATGCACCGGGACATCTACACGGGCCGCGCAAAAGCGGGTGCGGTGGTTCATGTCCACTCCACCATGGCAACCGCGCTCTCGTGCCTGCGCCGCGGCATTCCGCCGTTCCACTACATGGTGGCGGTGGCAGGTGGGACGGATGTGCGCTGCGCCGACTACAAGCTGTTCGGCACGCAGGCGCTGTCCGATGCGATGCTGAAAGCGCTGGAGGACCGGAGCGCGTGCCTTCTCGCCAACCACGGCCAGATCGCCTTTGCCCCAACGCTCGGCAAGGCGCTGTGGCTTGCGGGCGAGATCGAGACGCTTGCGGCACAGCTGGTTGCCGCCAGCCAGATCGGCGACCCGGTCATCCTGGACGATGACGCGATGGCCGAGGTCCTCGCCGCGTTCAAGGACTACGGCAAGCAGCCATCGGCAAAACAGAAAGCCGGCGCCTGA
- a CDS encoding DUF3108 domain-containing protein produces the protein MNAISAFSAAIVLIAFTAQGSGGAAAQSGTVKVDATYEISIAGWGLARATLDLSVNNGKYVADLQMRPKGVARIVTAVRTAVGAAGRVRGKAVEPSSYSVRATETDKPVTVDMSMRAGTVTGVKARPPLKERPGRVPVTSAHKRGIVDPLSAGLFPISRPDARDACNRTLKIYDGWTRYDVKLRYKGQRNVSTEGFKGSVAVCAARWVPVAGHRPRKPEVEYLRKNKDLEVTMVPVGNGLAIPYSVAIGTPNGRIAIEPSSMRISPNGV, from the coding sequence GTGAACGCCATTTCCGCTTTTTCGGCCGCCATCGTGCTGATCGCGTTTACCGCACAGGGCAGCGGCGGCGCGGCAGCGCAATCGGGAACGGTCAAGGTTGACGCGACCTACGAGATTTCGATTGCCGGCTGGGGCCTTGCCCGCGCCACACTCGACCTTTCCGTCAACAACGGAAAATATGTGGCAGACCTTCAGATGCGGCCCAAGGGCGTTGCGCGGATCGTCACTGCCGTGCGGACCGCGGTCGGGGCGGCGGGGCGTGTGCGCGGCAAGGCGGTGGAGCCTTCGTCCTACAGCGTCCGCGCGACGGAAACCGACAAGCCCGTCACAGTGGACATGTCCATGCGCGCGGGCACGGTGACTGGCGTGAAGGCCCGCCCGCCGCTGAAAGAGCGCCCCGGCCGCGTGCCGGTCACCAGCGCCCACAAGCGCGGCATCGTCGACCCGCTGTCGGCCGGCCTCTTTCCGATCAGCCGGCCCGACGCGCGCGATGCCTGCAACCGCACGCTGAAGATCTACGACGGCTGGACCCGTTATGACGTGAAGCTGCGCTACAAGGGCCAGCGCAACGTGTCGACCGAAGGGTTCAAGGGGTCGGTTGCCGTGTGTGCCGCGCGCTGGGTGCCTGTTGCCGGCCATCGCCCGCGCAAGCCCGAGGTGGAGTACCTGCGCAAGAACAAGGACCTGGAGGTTACGATGGTGCCCGTGGGCAATGGTCTTGCCATTCCCTACAGCGTCGCCATCGGTACGCCCAACGGACGCATTGCAATCGAGCCGAGTTCGATGCGGATTTCGCCGAACGGGGTCTGA
- the rpmB gene encoding 50S ribosomal protein L28: MARRCELTGKGVMTGNNVSHANNKTKRRFLPNLVDVTLISDSLERRVKLRIAASSLRTVEHRGGLDKFLIKAKDVELSERMQRIKREVVAATAANTTDAAGTPAES, translated from the coding sequence ATGGCGCGGCGCTGTGAACTGACTGGCAAGGGCGTGATGACTGGCAACAATGTCAGCCACGCCAACAACAAGACCAAGCGGCGGTTTCTCCCGAACCTCGTGGACGTCACTCTCATCTCCGACAGCCTCGAGCGTCGTGTGAAGCTGCGCATCGCCGCATCTTCGCTGCGCACGGTCGAGCACCGCGGCGGTCTGGACAAGTTCCTGATCAAGGCGAAGGACGTGGAGCTTTCGGAGCGGATGCAGCGCATCAAGCGCGAAGTCGTCGCCGCCACCGCAGCGAACACGACCGACGCTGCCGGTACCCCTGCCGAAAGCTGA
- a CDS encoding VUT family protein, with product MTATPRAALIAAVAAMAAVVVASNILVLHPVQGTFGGINLADMLTYGAFTYPFAFLVTDVVNRTFGPAMARRVALCGFAIAVVMSLYLATPRIALASGSAFLLAQMFDVSMFNRLRHGRWWRAPLISSFAASLLDTVIFFTLAFSVILPFGLDAFATESAPLLGLAGAPDVPRWISWALADFTVKLTVAAFALGPYRALTARTSRA from the coding sequence ATGACAGCCACGCCCCGTGCGGCGCTGATTGCCGCGGTTGCGGCGATGGCGGCGGTTGTCGTTGCGTCCAACATTCTGGTCCTGCACCCGGTGCAGGGCACGTTCGGCGGGATCAACCTTGCCGACATGCTGACCTATGGCGCGTTCACCTACCCCTTCGCCTTTTTGGTGACGGACGTAGTGAACCGCACCTTCGGGCCGGCCATGGCTCGGCGCGTTGCGCTCTGCGGCTTTGCAATTGCGGTGGTGATGTCTCTCTACCTCGCCACGCCGCGGATTGCTCTTGCGTCGGGCTCGGCATTCCTGCTGGCACAGATGTTCGACGTGTCCATGTTCAACCGGCTCCGGCACGGGCGGTGGTGGCGTGCGCCGCTGATCTCGTCCTTTGCCGCTTCGCTGCTGGACACGGTGATCTTCTTCACCCTCGCCTTCTCGGTGATCCTGCCGTTCGGCCTCGACGCATTTGCAACCGAGTCTGCACCGCTTCTGGGCCTCGCCGGTGCGCCGGATGTGCCGCGCTGGATTTCGTGGGCACTGGCCGACTTTACGGTGAAGCTCACTGTGGCGGCCTTCGCCCTCGGCCCCTACCGGGCGCTGACGGCGCGGACGTCCAGAGCCTGA
- a CDS encoding sulfotransferase, protein MLNSLPPDRAIARAKSLAKRGETDAARALLVDGIRRFPKNRRLESVLRKIDMPAVPPRPAALAGEVKRLRTLLEARDCDAAIALGTQLAKALPDDVFVLVLLGFALVEAQRPSEALPLFKAVIQQAPTYSRGWVGFGTALAESNHHRQATVALNQALALSPGDIGALNNLGSSLRNIDRHEDALRCFRSVQEREDGPQVRKNIGTTLLELGRADEAAEALRGAIDIAPDYCPAHREFSIVHKYRAGDPHIDEMAALAARDDFGVEDRTHLAFGRAKAFDDIDAREEAFECWREGNRLRFGQIGYDADHENKRFALIKTLFSEHALPPLAFEPIPYRPIFIVGMPRSGTSLCEEILQRHPEVWGAGELESMRRAVSHAGETHGRQLSQDMIRDVRRRYLLDLKEIDAPHGVVTDKMPANFRFTGFIRLAFPEAKVIDMRRSPAAVCWSLYRSYFSVHGLGYAYDMEAAADYFNHYQSLMTLLSGLWPGTIHTQSYEALTEDPETEVRRLLQACDLPFDPSCLDAKTSTRAVRTTSALQVRGAIYKGSSDAWRRYEAQLQPMLARLSTHGLAPPSADIPH, encoded by the coding sequence ATGCTCAACTCACTGCCGCCGGACCGTGCGATCGCGCGCGCCAAATCCCTTGCAAAACGGGGCGAGACGGACGCTGCACGCGCCCTGCTGGTGGACGGCATCCGCCGCTTCCCCAAAAATCGACGGCTTGAAAGTGTGCTGCGCAAGATCGACATGCCGGCCGTGCCGCCACGTCCGGCTGCGCTGGCGGGAGAGGTCAAGCGCCTTCGCACGCTGCTGGAAGCGAGAGATTGCGATGCGGCGATCGCGCTCGGCACGCAGCTCGCCAAAGCCCTGCCGGACGATGTGTTCGTCCTCGTTCTCCTCGGGTTCGCGCTGGTTGAGGCGCAGCGGCCATCCGAGGCATTACCGCTGTTCAAGGCGGTGATCCAGCAGGCACCGACCTATTCGCGCGGGTGGGTGGGGTTCGGCACTGCGCTTGCGGAATCCAACCACCACAGGCAGGCCACCGTTGCGCTCAACCAGGCGCTGGCGCTTTCGCCGGGGGACATCGGAGCGCTCAACAACCTCGGCTCCTCCCTGCGCAACATTGACCGGCACGAGGATGCGCTGCGCTGCTTCAGAAGCGTGCAGGAGCGGGAAGACGGGCCGCAGGTGCGCAAGAACATCGGCACGACTCTTCTGGAGCTTGGCCGCGCCGACGAGGCCGCCGAAGCCCTGCGGGGCGCTATCGACATCGCGCCGGACTATTGCCCCGCCCACCGCGAATTTTCGATCGTCCACAAATACCGCGCCGGCGATCCGCACATTGACGAGATGGCAGCGCTCGCGGCCCGCGACGACTTCGGCGTCGAAGACCGCACCCACCTTGCGTTCGGACGGGCCAAGGCGTTCGACGATATCGATGCGCGGGAGGAGGCGTTCGAGTGCTGGCGGGAAGGCAACCGCCTGCGCTTCGGTCAGATCGGCTACGATGCGGACCACGAGAACAAGCGGTTTGCGCTGATCAAGACGCTGTTTTCCGAGCATGCGTTGCCGCCGCTGGCGTTCGAGCCGATCCCCTACCGGCCAATATTCATTGTGGGGATGCCGCGGTCCGGCACATCGCTGTGCGAGGAAATCCTGCAACGGCACCCCGAGGTTTGGGGGGCGGGCGAGCTGGAATCGATGCGGCGCGCCGTCAGCCATGCCGGAGAGACCCACGGCCGCCAGCTCAGCCAAGACATGATCCGCGATGTGCGCCGCCGCTATCTTCTGGACCTGAAGGAGATCGATGCGCCCCACGGTGTGGTGACCGACAAGATGCCCGCCAACTTCCGCTTCACCGGCTTTATCCGCCTCGCCTTCCCGGAGGCCAAGGTGATCGACATGCGCCGCTCACCGGCTGCGGTGTGCTGGTCGCTCTATCGCAGCTATTTCAGCGTTCACGGGCTCGGCTACGCCTACGACATGGAAGCTGCGGCCGATTATTTCAATCACTACCAGAGCCTCATGACGCTTCTGTCTGGCCTTTGGCCGGGGACCATCCACACCCAGTCCTACGAGGCGCTGACCGAAGACCCGGAAACTGAAGTGCGCCGTCTGCTCCAGGCCTGCGACCTGCCGTTCGACCCGTCCTGTCTCGACGCGAAGACGTCCACGCGCGCCGTGCGCACCACCAGCGCACTTCAGGTGCGCGGTGCCATCTACAAGGGCAGCTCGGACGCATGGCGCCGTTACGAGGCGCAGTTGCAACCCATGCTGGCCCGCCTTTCCACCCACGGCCTCGCACCGCCGTCCGCAGACATTCCGCATTGA
- a CDS encoding esterase-like activity of phytase family protein codes for MSSPSLRRIVGAAVALALSGFPARAEPADLYQREIVRFGAFDAADRLAFRGGLVLRGPKAFGGLSGLLVNDARFLAATDTGHFVTGRMVLDGKRLTGVDDVSITARRDLAGEAITSKAPADAEALAQLDGKVVVLVEQAGQLLSYAADGLAVVDAAPDAMPVPAPVRKAGRRGLESLASLPDGSLIVIAEKGARGADTIPAFHLPSGKAFAIRAHGDFAITGADALPGGDLMLVERRYGGGIDVGMQVRRIGADAVAREGVADGPVLLKAGFSAEIDNMEAIAARVDDGEIILTLASDDNHKFYQRSLLLRFAVADPLPRPNPRRG; via the coding sequence TTGAGCAGCCCGTCCTTGCGCCGCATCGTCGGCGCAGCTGTGGCGCTGGCCCTCTCCGGCTTTCCGGCAAGGGCCGAGCCGGCGGACCTCTACCAGCGCGAGATTGTGCGGTTTGGCGCGTTCGACGCGGCGGACCGGCTTGCCTTCCGGGGTGGGCTCGTCCTGCGCGGTCCCAAGGCTTTCGGCGGTCTGTCCGGACTTCTGGTGAACGATGCGCGCTTTCTGGCCGCAACCGATACGGGGCACTTCGTCACCGGCCGGATGGTGCTGGACGGCAAGCGGCTCACCGGCGTTGACGATGTGTCGATCACGGCGCGGCGCGACCTTGCCGGTGAAGCCATCACATCCAAGGCTCCGGCTGACGCAGAGGCGCTGGCGCAGTTGGACGGCAAGGTGGTCGTGCTGGTGGAGCAGGCCGGCCAGCTCCTGTCCTATGCGGCTGACGGGCTGGCTGTGGTGGACGCTGCACCGGACGCGATGCCGGTGCCGGCTCCCGTCCGCAAGGCCGGGCGGCGCGGCCTCGAATCGCTCGCCAGTCTGCCGGACGGCAGCCTCATCGTCATCGCCGAGAAAGGGGCCCGCGGGGCCGACACCATTCCCGCATTCCACCTGCCCTCGGGCAAGGCGTTCGCGATCCGCGCCCACGGAGATTTTGCAATCACCGGGGCCGATGCGCTGCCGGGAGGCGACCTGATGCTGGTCGAGCGCCGCTACGGCGGCGGCATTGACGTTGGGATGCAGGTGCGGCGGATCGGCGCCGATGCGGTGGCGCGCGAGGGTGTGGCCGACGGCCCGGTGCTCCTGAAAGCCGGCTTCTCCGCCGAGATCGACAATATGGAAGCCATTGCCGCCAGAGTGGACGATGGCGAGATCATCCTCACCCTCGCTTCGGACGACAATCACAAATTTTACCAGCGCTCGCTCCTCCTGCGCTTTGCGGTGGCGGACCCGCTGCCGCGCCCCAACCCGCGCCGCGGCTAG